From a region of the Apibacter sp. B3706 genome:
- a CDS encoding SDR family oxidoreductase: protein MKEKVIVVMGASSGIGEATVRKIAERGAKLVISARREEKLKAIKDSLPNAQIEYKVADVAKFEEVKAVVDLAISKFGKIDVIYNNAGTMPSSYLIDCKLQDWHDMLHVNVLGVLHGIAAVLPHFVKQKSGHIITTDSVAGHYVYPGSVVYCATKSAIRAVMEGLRQEQRENNIKSSMVSPGAVRTDLYKTMKDEKLLEDQRKMQDTEGYGLNPEDIAEAVVYAINTPQHVSVSEVIVRPTKQSL, encoded by the coding sequence ATGAAAGAAAAAGTAATAGTTGTGATGGGTGCTTCCAGTGGAATTGGTGAAGCTACCGTAAGGAAAATTGCCGAAAGGGGAGCTAAATTGGTTATTTCTGCCAGAAGAGAAGAAAAATTAAAAGCAATAAAAGATTCTCTTCCAAATGCTCAAATTGAGTATAAAGTAGCCGATGTTGCCAAATTCGAAGAAGTGAAAGCGGTAGTAGATTTAGCTATAAGCAAGTTTGGAAAAATAGATGTTATCTACAATAATGCCGGAACCATGCCTTCATCCTATCTTATAGATTGTAAACTTCAAGATTGGCATGATATGCTTCATGTAAATGTATTGGGCGTTTTACATGGAATAGCCGCGGTTCTTCCTCATTTTGTAAAACAAAAATCCGGTCATATCATCACTACCGATTCCGTTGCAGGACATTATGTATATCCGGGGTCTGTAGTATATTGTGCTACTAAATCAGCTATCCGTGCCGTAATGGAAGGGCTACGTCAAGAGCAGAGAGAAAATAACATAAAATCATCCATGGTTTCTCCGGGTGCTGTTCGTACAGACCTGTACAAAACAATGAAAGATGAAAAATTATTAGAAGATCAACGCAAAATGCAGGATACAGAGGGTTACGGTTTGAATCCGGAAGATATAGCAGAAGCAGTAGTTTATGCGATAAATACTCCACAACATGTATCTGTAAGTGAAGTTATTGTTCGACCTACTAAGCAATCTCTCTAA
- a CDS encoding Gfo/Idh/MocA family protein, producing the protein MLKAGLVGAGHLGKIHLKLLQQSEKYNLIGFYDTDEENGKKLEKEFGYKFFTNFDELLHQIDLLDIVTPTFAHFEYAKKAIQAGKHFFIEKPIAGTLQEADEIIRLAQEHNVQGQVGHVERFNPAFTAAKPYIVNPMFLEIHRLAEFNPRGTDVPVVLDLMIHDLDIVLSIVESKVKEIHASGVAVVSNTPDIANARIEFENGCVANVTTSRISMKNMRKSRFFQKDAYISIDFLEKKSEIIRIKEVPEKIQPFDMIIENAEGEKKQIIFQYPEIESNNSILDELESLADSIENKQPIKVTLMQGREALRVALEVMRQIEGKK; encoded by the coding sequence ATGCTAAAAGCAGGTTTAGTCGGAGCCGGACATTTAGGAAAAATACATTTAAAATTATTACAACAATCTGAAAAGTATAATCTGATCGGTTTCTATGATACAGATGAAGAAAACGGGAAAAAATTAGAGAAAGAATTTGGTTATAAATTTTTCACAAATTTTGATGAATTATTACATCAGATTGATTTATTGGATATAGTAACGCCCACTTTTGCACATTTTGAATATGCTAAAAAAGCCATACAAGCAGGTAAGCATTTTTTTATTGAAAAGCCTATCGCGGGTACATTACAAGAAGCAGATGAAATAATTCGGTTAGCCCAAGAACATAACGTGCAGGGGCAAGTTGGACACGTGGAACGTTTTAATCCTGCTTTCACAGCGGCTAAACCCTATATAGTAAATCCCATGTTTTTGGAGATACATCGCTTGGCAGAGTTTAATCCGAGGGGTACAGATGTTCCGGTAGTATTAGACTTAATGATCCATGACTTAGATATTGTTTTATCCATAGTTGAATCAAAAGTAAAGGAGATTCATGCCAGCGGAGTAGCTGTGGTCAGTAATACACCGGATATTGCCAATGCTCGGATTGAATTTGAAAATGGATGTGTAGCCAATGTTACAACCAGCAGAATTTCCATGAAAAATATGAGGAAAAGTAGGTTTTTCCAGAAAGATGCCTACATTTCAATAGATTTTTTAGAGAAAAAATCCGAAATCATAAGAATCAAGGAAGTACCGGAAAAAATACAACCTTTTGATATGATTATAGAAAATGCAGAAGGCGAAAAAAAACAAATTATATTTCAATATCCTGAAATTGAAAGCAATAATTCTATTTTGGATGAATTAGAATCTTTAGCCGATTCCATTGAAAATAAACAACCGATCAAGGTAACTTTAATGCAAGGTAGAGAGGCTTTACGTGTAGCTTTGGAAGTGATGAGACAAATAGAAGGTAAAAAATAG
- a CDS encoding helix-turn-helix domain-containing protein, which translates to MDTSKTINYSGIFLTYYANNNTSCVHSAQDHCLIYIYSGKLIIEEKGKKEKVLKAGTCAFVRRNHNIKMTKFYSGDQQYKGITMTLKRSFLRDFYYTKVSKDKPEEVSLPKENVFTLPLRPEIISLFQSLNPYFDTTLQPSDEIIKLKEQEAVLALLNINKNFYSILFDFTEPWKIDILDFLNENYMYNLSMNEIAAYTGRSLATFKRDFAKISDIPPQKWLIRKRLEVAFEMLKDRKKWKVKDVCWEVGFKNISHFYTAFKKLYGFSPSEEL; encoded by the coding sequence ATGGACACTTCGAAAACTATAAATTATTCAGGAATTTTTCTAACCTATTATGCCAATAACAATACCAGTTGTGTACATTCCGCTCAAGACCACTGTTTGATCTATATATATTCAGGGAAATTAATCATTGAAGAAAAAGGAAAAAAAGAAAAAGTATTAAAAGCAGGAACTTGTGCATTTGTACGGAGAAATCATAATATAAAAATGACTAAATTTTATTCGGGCGATCAGCAATATAAAGGAATAACCATGACGTTGAAACGTTCATTTTTAAGAGATTTTTATTATACAAAGGTAAGTAAAGATAAACCCGAAGAGGTTAGTCTCCCCAAAGAAAATGTTTTTACTTTACCTTTACGTCCTGAAATTATAAGTCTTTTTCAATCTTTAAATCCCTATTTCGACACAACGCTTCAACCTTCTGATGAAATCATTAAATTAAAAGAACAAGAAGCTGTATTAGCATTGTTAAACATCAATAAGAATTTTTATTCGATACTTTTCGATTTTACAGAACCTTGGAAAATCGACATTCTTGATTTTCTCAATGAAAATTATATGTATAACCTTTCCATGAATGAAATAGCTGCTTATACCGGAAGAAGTTTAGCAACTTTCAAACGAGACTTTGCAAAAATCAGCGATATACCTCCCCAAAAATGGTTAATACGTAAACGACTCGAAGTTGCCTTTGAAATGCTGAAAGACAGAAAAAAGTGGAAAGTAAAAGATGTTTGTTGGGAAGTAGGTTTTAAAAACATATCTCATTTTTATACAGCTTTTAAAAAATTATACGGATTTTCTCCTTCGGAAGAATTGTGA
- the pdxS gene encoding pyridoxal 5'-phosphate synthase lyase subunit PdxS, with amino-acid sequence MENNRYELNKNLAQMLKGGVIMDVSTPEQAEIAEAAGAVAVMALERIPADIRAVGGVSRMSDPKMIKGIQSAVSIPVMAKIRIGHFVEAQILEALEIDYIDESEVLTPADDTYHVNKTKFKVPFVCGAKNLGEALRRIQEGASMIRSKGEPGTGDVVQAVRHLRAMNEAIRKIQGMQEDELFNEAKDLRVPYELVKYVHENGKLPVVNFAAGGVATPADAALMMQLGAEGVFVGSGIFKSGDPIKRAQAIVKAVTNFNDPTILLEVSEDLGEAMVGINEAEIELLMAERGK; translated from the coding sequence ATGGAAAACAACAGATACGAATTAAATAAAAATTTAGCGCAAATGCTGAAAGGAGGAGTCATCATGGATGTTTCTACTCCGGAACAAGCAGAAATAGCTGAAGCAGCAGGAGCTGTTGCAGTAATGGCCTTGGAGAGGATTCCTGCAGATATACGCGCTGTAGGAGGAGTTTCTCGGATGAGTGATCCCAAAATGATTAAAGGAATACAATCGGCAGTAAGTATACCGGTTATGGCTAAAATCAGAATCGGACATTTTGTTGAAGCACAAATACTGGAAGCCTTAGAAATCGATTATATTGATGAAAGTGAAGTTTTAACACCCGCCGATGATACCTATCATGTAAATAAAACCAAATTTAAAGTTCCTTTTGTATGCGGGGCTAAGAATTTAGGTGAAGCCCTGCGAAGAATCCAAGAAGGGGCATCCATGATTCGCTCCAAAGGCGAACCGGGAACCGGTGATGTAGTTCAAGCCGTAAGACATTTACGCGCAATGAATGAAGCCATACGTAAGATACAAGGTATGCAGGAAGATGAACTTTTCAATGAGGCAAAGGATCTTCGAGTGCCTTATGAATTAGTAAAATACGTACACGAAAACGGAAAATTACCGGTAGTGAATTTTGCGGCCGGAGGTGTGGCAACTCCTGCCGATGCGGCATTAATGATGCAATTGGGAGCAGAAGGAGTTTTTGTAGGTTCAGGTATTTTCAAATCCGGTGATCCGATAAAGAGAGCTCAGGCCATTGTTAAAGCTGTTACTAATTTTAACGATCCTACTATTTTATTGGAAGTATCTGAAGACTTAGGAGAAGCGATGGTTGGAATAAATGAAGCAGAAATTGAATTACTAATGGCAGAAAGAGGAAAATAA
- a CDS encoding cupin domain-containing protein — protein MNNSEIPKISEFPIGNENKEYQQYFSGKSWLQPLTNHKELNVPLFNVTFEPGCRNHWHTHSGGQILIAVGGVGLYQEEGKKALRMKPGDVIEIDSNVKHWHGAAPDEWFSHLAITCNPQTNENTWLEPVSDEDYHTASVQAINLK, from the coding sequence ATGAATAATTCAGAAATACCTAAAATCAGTGAATTTCCAATTGGAAATGAAAATAAAGAATATCAACAATATTTTTCCGGAAAATCATGGCTGCAACCTCTTACCAACCATAAGGAATTAAATGTTCCCTTATTCAACGTTACATTTGAACCCGGTTGTAGAAACCATTGGCATACGCATTCCGGGGGACAAATACTAATTGCTGTAGGTGGTGTTGGATTATATCAGGAAGAAGGCAAAAAAGCCCTACGAATGAAACCGGGAGATGTTATTGAAATAGACTCTAATGTTAAGCATTGGCACGGTGCAGCTCCTGATGAATGGTTTTCTCATTTAGCTATTACCTGTAATCCTCAAACCAATGAAAATACTTGGTTGGAGCCGGTATCAGACGAAGACTATCATACAGCCTCTGTACAAGCAATTAATCTGAAATAA
- a CDS encoding aldo/keto reductase, whose protein sequence is MDYIKLNNGNQMPILGFGVYQIPPQDCERVVSEAIEVGYRSIDTAQAYYNEEEVGKAVKSSNIDRSKFFITTKIWVSNAGYERAKKSFEESLKKLQTEYVDLLLIHQPFGDYYGTYRALEEMYKSGKAKAIGVSNFYPDRLVDLCEHVEIKPAVNQVETHIFNQQKIAKEVMKEYGTQIESWGPFAEGKNNFFTNETLVSISKKYNKTPAQIALRFLIQQQVIVIPKSTHKERMIENFNVFDFKLSEDDIHSLESLDQEKSLFFSHNDYETVRFILDFKKKHHLS, encoded by the coding sequence ATGGATTATATTAAATTAAACAACGGAAATCAAATGCCAATCTTAGGGTTTGGAGTTTATCAAATACCCCCTCAAGATTGCGAACGAGTAGTTTCAGAAGCCATAGAGGTGGGGTATCGCTCCATAGATACAGCACAAGCCTATTATAATGAGGAAGAAGTGGGTAAGGCGGTAAAATCCAGTAATATAGATCGCTCTAAATTTTTTATAACCACAAAAATTTGGGTTTCAAATGCAGGATATGAAAGAGCAAAAAAATCTTTTGAAGAATCATTGAAAAAATTGCAAACCGAATATGTGGACCTTTTGTTAATACATCAACCTTTTGGAGATTATTACGGTACGTATCGAGCCCTGGAAGAAATGTACAAATCGGGAAAAGCAAAAGCTATCGGAGTGAGTAATTTTTATCCGGATAGATTGGTAGACCTTTGCGAACATGTAGAAATAAAACCGGCAGTAAATCAGGTTGAAACCCATATTTTCAATCAACAGAAAATAGCTAAAGAAGTAATGAAAGAATACGGCACTCAAATTGAATCCTGGGGTCCGTTCGCAGAAGGAAAAAATAATTTCTTTACGAATGAAACTTTAGTTTCCATCAGTAAAAAATACAATAAAACACCCGCCCAAATTGCACTCAGATTTTTAATACAGCAACAGGTAATTGTAATTCCAAAGTCTACACATAAAGAACGTATGATTGAAAATTTTAATGTTTTTGATTTTAAACTTTCAGAGGACGATATCCATTCGTTAGAATCGTTAGATCAAGAAAAATCCTTGTTCTTTTCACATAACGACTATGAAACCGTACGATTTATTTTAGATTTTAAAAAGAAACATCATCTATCCTAA
- a CDS encoding carboxymuconolactone decarboxylase family protein: MNRTEICKDNFKKLFKGNALNGEGNDPELMEILQKFIFGQVFTVGKLSIKTRELITCVVLASLQQLPQLKSHVHAALNVQVTPIELREAIYQCAPIIGFPKTLNAIASMNEAFTENNISLPLEKQSTVQEETRFEEGQKIQIPLYGNHMKELMSALPDGMGEEVAKFLTEVYFGDFYTRKGLDLAIRELLSYCVLVSLGAEDQLTSHYFANLKQGNNKELIVAAIIQTLPYIGFPLAINALKIIRDLPEKWQ; the protein is encoded by the coding sequence ATGAATAGAACAGAGATTTGTAAAGATAACTTTAAAAAGCTGTTTAAAGGAAATGCCTTAAATGGCGAAGGCAATGATCCCGAATTGATGGAAATTCTTCAAAAATTCATTTTTGGTCAAGTTTTTACGGTTGGAAAATTAAGTATAAAAACCCGAGAATTGATAACTTGTGTAGTACTTGCCTCGTTGCAGCAATTGCCTCAATTAAAATCTCATGTACATGCCGCATTGAACGTTCAGGTAACACCGATAGAATTAAGAGAAGCTATTTATCAATGTGCTCCGATTATTGGTTTTCCAAAAACTCTAAATGCTATTGCTAGTATGAATGAAGCTTTTACCGAAAATAATATCTCTCTCCCTTTAGAAAAACAAAGTACCGTACAAGAGGAAACCAGATTCGAAGAAGGACAAAAAATTCAGATTCCTCTATATGGAAATCATATGAAAGAGTTAATGTCTGCTTTGCCGGATGGTATGGGTGAAGAGGTTGCCAAATTTCTTACTGAAGTTTATTTTGGAGATTTTTATACAAGAAAAGGACTTGACCTTGCCATACGTGAGTTATTAAGTTATTGCGTGTTAGTTTCACTGGGAGCGGAAGATCAACTTACTTCTCATTACTTTGCAAATCTTAAACAAGGCAATAATAAAGAACTGATTGTAGCAGCTATCATTCAGACATTGCCTTATATTGGATTTCCGCTTGCAATTAATGCATTGAAAATCATCAGGGATTTGCCTGAGAAATGGCAATAA
- the pdxT gene encoding pyridoxal 5'-phosphate synthase glutaminase subunit PdxT — MKIGVLAVQGAFIEHIRKLQELKVETFEIRQKKDMDQSMDGLIIPGGESTAIGKLLRDLNLLDIIRNKIQTGLPVFGTCAGLILLANRVEEGTEHLGVMDITAKRNAYGRQLGSFSIEENFEEIGTIPMTFIRAPYITEVGENVKILSRVNGHIVAAQEKNMLVTSFHPELTDSAKVHHYFIEELCNKK, encoded by the coding sequence ATGAAAATAGGGGTATTAGCAGTACAAGGAGCATTTATAGAGCATATTCGAAAACTACAAGAATTGAAGGTAGAAACCTTTGAAATAAGACAAAAAAAAGACATGGATCAATCTATGGATGGATTAATCATTCCGGGAGGGGAGAGTACGGCCATAGGTAAACTTTTGAGAGATTTAAACTTACTCGATATAATCAGAAACAAAATACAAACAGGATTACCGGTATTCGGAACGTGTGCCGGATTAATTCTACTGGCTAATCGGGTGGAAGAAGGTACGGAACATCTGGGTGTTATGGATATTACCGCAAAAAGAAATGCATATGGTCGTCAGTTGGGCAGTTTTTCAATTGAAGAAAATTTTGAAGAAATCGGTACTATTCCCATGACATTTATACGAGCACCCTATATAACCGAAGTAGGAGAAAATGTTAAAATTTTATCCCGTGTGAACGGTCACATAGTTGCAGCTCAAGAAAAAAACATGCTAGTTACTTCTTTTCATCCTGAATTAACGGATTCTGCTAAAGTTCATCACTATTTTATAGAAGAATTATGTAACAAGAAATGA
- a CDS encoding TIGR00730 family Rossman fold protein, which yields MHNSENKEFIAQNFNQKNWNEIKTRDSWMLFKLMAEFTNGFETMTKIGPCVSIFGSARTNPDNKYYQLTEEISYKLTKIGFGIITGGGPGIMEAGNKGAQAAGGKSIGLNIELPFETGSNPYVDHKLSMNFNYFFVRKVMFLKYSQGFIVMPGGLGTMDELFEALTLIQTKKTSKFPIVLVGTDYWTGLLEWMRKSMLEDNYIKEIDFSLFRLVDTADEAVGHIHAFYNKYSIKQNF from the coding sequence ATGCATAATTCAGAAAATAAAGAGTTTATAGCTCAAAATTTTAATCAAAAAAATTGGAATGAAATAAAAACTCGGGACAGTTGGATGCTTTTTAAACTTATGGCTGAGTTTACCAATGGTTTTGAAACAATGACTAAAATAGGCCCTTGTGTATCCATATTCGGTTCTGCTCGAACTAATCCTGATAATAAATATTACCAATTAACGGAAGAAATTTCTTATAAGCTTACTAAAATAGGTTTTGGTATTATTACGGGAGGAGGACCCGGAATTATGGAAGCTGGAAATAAAGGAGCACAGGCTGCGGGAGGAAAATCAATTGGTTTAAATATTGAATTACCTTTTGAAACAGGAAGTAATCCGTATGTTGATCATAAATTAAGTATGAATTTCAATTATTTTTTTGTCAGGAAAGTTATGTTTCTCAAATATTCGCAAGGCTTTATTGTTATGCCCGGCGGTTTGGGAACTATGGATGAGCTGTTTGAAGCGTTAACTTTAATTCAAACAAAAAAAACAAGTAAATTCCCGATTGTATTGGTGGGTACGGATTATTGGACCGGATTATTGGAATGGATGCGAAAGTCTATGCTTGAAGATAATTATATTAAGGAAATTGATTTTAGTTTGTTCCGACTTGTTGATACTGCTGATGAAGCTGTAGGACACATTCATGCTTTTTATAACAAATACAGTATTAAACAAAATTTTTAA